In the genome of Bacillus sp. S3, one region contains:
- a CDS encoding PucR family transcriptional regulator produces MKGHFLLTVADIFKRKHFEHAIVIAGYGGIQRTVKWVHVVEATSIRNLLNGHELILSTGVAWKDNSTLFVSMVREFIEQNAAGLCMEIGTYLTKVPDEVIEIANEHQFPIIIFQKEVPFVEITQDLHSVIINQQYQKISDLENYSQSLNKQLLTIETYEDILQFIFSALDVQIIFRLKNQEYEFVPEISSSEQSVIIQQLKKAKKQDNLHIAASPIFLFGQEYAELFIYSKDIPINEYDLLILDRTATALAQHLLRDLFVEEKKRVQEFEWLHGWLENEHSLEEIHDYLLENGIKTKTNDAVVILTKHIPMKEKAGQDMTYLKLLFRSIFEQNGFSVFFVDKRNVITFILLNNRTKRNLKERIKKAIESIKESEFIQKQSSAKFIIAAGKFIHSVGDVHKSYQSAKETLRIQQKMPNKQISHFYEDLHLYRLISQLSVYNDLQELSAEYLQPVIQYDRTYNARLLETLKVYLECNGSKQETSNKLYIVRQTLYHRLQKLENLLGEDFMAHEKRVAIEFMLLVHDYLSAAKERRDHQVL; encoded by the coding sequence ATGAAGGGACATTTCCTATTAACGGTCGCAGATATTTTTAAGCGAAAACATTTTGAACATGCCATAGTGATTGCAGGGTATGGAGGCATCCAGCGGACCGTCAAATGGGTTCATGTGGTGGAAGCGACTAGTATTCGGAATCTGTTAAATGGGCATGAGCTCATTTTATCAACCGGTGTTGCCTGGAAGGACAATTCAACTTTATTTGTGTCAATGGTCAGGGAATTCATTGAACAAAATGCCGCTGGATTGTGTATGGAGATTGGAACGTATTTAACTAAAGTTCCTGATGAAGTCATTGAAATTGCCAATGAACATCAATTTCCGATCATTATTTTTCAAAAAGAAGTTCCGTTTGTTGAAATTACCCAAGATTTACATTCGGTTATCATTAATCAGCAATATCAAAAAATTTCGGATTTAGAGAATTATTCACAGAGCCTAAATAAACAGTTGCTAACAATCGAAACATACGAGGATATCCTTCAGTTTATTTTCTCGGCTTTAGATGTCCAAATTATTTTCCGTCTGAAAAATCAGGAGTATGAATTTGTACCAGAAATAAGCAGCAGTGAACAATCTGTTATTATACAACAGCTAAAAAAGGCAAAAAAACAAGACAATCTACATATCGCTGCATCGCCAATTTTCTTATTTGGTCAGGAATATGCCGAGTTGTTTATATATTCCAAAGATATTCCGATCAACGAATATGATTTATTGATTTTGGATCGAACAGCCACTGCATTAGCCCAGCATTTATTAAGAGATTTATTTGTAGAGGAAAAAAAGCGGGTGCAAGAGTTTGAATGGCTCCATGGCTGGTTGGAGAATGAGCATTCACTCGAGGAAATCCATGATTACTTATTAGAAAATGGAATAAAAACAAAGACGAATGATGCTGTGGTTATCCTCACGAAACATATCCCTATGAAAGAAAAAGCAGGTCAGGATATGACTTATTTAAAATTATTGTTTCGATCAATTTTTGAGCAAAATGGATTTTCGGTTTTTTTTGTTGATAAAAGAAACGTAATTACCTTCATTCTATTGAATAATCGTACGAAAAGGAATTTGAAGGAACGAATTAAAAAAGCAATCGAATCCATTAAGGAATCTGAATTTATTCAGAAACAATCCTCGGCGAAATTCATCATCGCAGCCGGGAAGTTTATTCATTCCGTAGGTGACGTACATAAAAGCTATCAATCAGCAAAAGAGACTCTTCGAATACAACAAAAAATGCCAAACAAACAAATTTCCCATTTTTACGAGGATTTACATTTATACCGTCTCATTTCTCAATTAAGTGTGTATAACGATTTACAGGAGCTGTCAGCAGAATATCTTCAGCCTGTTATTCAATATGACCGTACATATAATGCCAGGCTTCTAGAAACGTTAAAAGTCTATTTGGAATGTAATGGCTCTAAACAGGAAACATCTAACAAACTGTATATTGTAAGGCAAACATTATACCATCGACTCCAGAAGCTTGAAAACCTCTTGGGGGAGGATTTTATGGCGCACGAAAAAAGGGTCGCCATTGAATTTATGCTTCTTGTCCATGATTACTTATCTGCTGCTAAAGAGAGGCGGGACCATCAAGTCTTGTGA
- the hydA gene encoding dihydropyrimidinase: MKKIIKNGTIVTASDTYQAEILIEDGKVSQIGKNLSALGAEVIDAKGCLVFPGGIDPHTHLDMPFGGTVTKDDFESGTIAAAFGGTTTVIDFCLTNKGEPLKNAIQTWHDKSREKAVIDYGFHLMISEINENVLNELPQVINEEGITSFKVFMAYKNVFQADDETLFRTLVSAKEHGALVMVHAENGDVIDYLTKKALEEGKTEPIYHALTRPPELEGEATGRAAKLTGLANSQLYVVHVSCADAVEKIAEARSKGFDVWGETCPQYLVLDQSYLEKPNFEGAKYVWSPPLREKWNQEVLWNALKSGQLQTLGSDQCSFDFNGQKDLGKGDFTKIPNGGPIIEDRLSILFSEGVKKGRISLNQFVDITSTRIAKLFGLFPNKGTIAIGADADIVIFDPAIERVISAETHHMAVDYNAFEGMKVTGEPVSVLVRGEYVIRDKQFVGNPGSGQYLKRAKYNTSAATAQDQTLSIN, encoded by the coding sequence ATGAAAAAAATTATTAAAAATGGCACAATTGTTACTGCTTCTGACACGTACCAAGCAGAGATATTAATCGAAGATGGCAAAGTATCACAAATTGGCAAGAATTTATCAGCTCTTGGTGCAGAAGTCATTGATGCGAAAGGCTGCCTTGTCTTTCCGGGAGGGATTGACCCTCACACCCACTTAGACATGCCTTTTGGCGGAACGGTGACAAAAGATGATTTTGAATCGGGCACCATTGCTGCTGCCTTTGGCGGAACCACAACCGTAATTGACTTTTGCTTAACCAATAAAGGGGAACCGCTTAAAAATGCGATTCAAACGTGGCATGACAAATCACGTGAAAAAGCTGTCATTGATTATGGCTTCCACTTAATGATCTCAGAAATTAACGAAAATGTTCTTAATGAACTTCCACAGGTCATAAATGAGGAAGGGATTACCTCGTTTAAAGTATTTATGGCTTACAAAAATGTGTTCCAAGCTGATGATGAAACATTATTCCGTACACTAGTTTCCGCGAAAGAACACGGAGCATTGGTAATGGTCCACGCGGAAAATGGCGACGTCATCGATTATTTAACGAAAAAGGCATTAGAGGAAGGAAAAACAGAACCCATTTATCATGCGTTAACAAGACCGCCTGAATTAGAGGGTGAGGCAACAGGACGGGCGGCAAAGCTTACCGGACTGGCAAACTCGCAGCTCTACGTTGTCCATGTATCCTGTGCTGATGCAGTAGAAAAAATTGCGGAGGCACGCAGTAAGGGTTTTGATGTCTGGGGCGAAACATGTCCTCAATACTTAGTCCTCGACCAGAGCTATTTAGAAAAGCCGAATTTTGAAGGAGCAAAATATGTCTGGTCACCGCCATTACGTGAAAAATGGAACCAGGAAGTTCTTTGGAATGCCTTAAAGAGCGGTCAGCTGCAAACACTTGGCTCTGATCAATGTTCGTTTGATTTTAACGGGCAAAAGGATTTAGGGAAGGGGGACTTCACTAAAATCCCGAATGGGGGACCGATTATTGAGGATCGTTTATCCATTCTATTTTCAGAGGGAGTGAAAAAAGGACGCATTAGTCTCAACCAATTTGTTGATATCACATCTACTCGCATTGCCAAACTGTTTGGCTTGTTCCCGAATAAAGGAACAATTGCTATTGGTGCTGACGCAGACATCGTGATTTTTGACCCAGCGATTGAACGGGTGATCTCAGCTGAAACCCATCATATGGCGGTAGATTACAACGCCTTTGAAGGGATGAAGGTGACGGGGGAGCCGGTTTCTGTTTTAGTTCGCGGGGAATATGTGATCCGTGATAAGCAGTTTGTGGGAAATCCGGGATCTGGGCAATATTTGAAACGGGCAAAATATAATACGAGTGCCGCAACGGCCCAAGACCAAACTTTATCAATCAACTAA
- a CDS encoding branched-chain amino acid aminotransferase, which translates to MLKDQQFTENVNGARFAEAYIERCDKETENMIKNETSAFLSEPLDYLKKHKNEFIYLESKWFEDVSVDSISIEADDVFGTYDVMLGLKLQKKFEKMIKDQLNASLQSEEAKFDLLFSQEDGLWNLNFALNFVEGYTEQLSIGEAFELIYRFLLHLVEVVKENKK; encoded by the coding sequence ATGTTAAAGGATCAACAATTCACAGAAAATGTTAACGGTGCCAGATTTGCAGAAGCTTATATAGAACGCTGTGATAAAGAAACGGAAAATATGATTAAGAATGAAACATCTGCGTTTTTATCTGAACCGCTTGATTACTTGAAAAAGCATAAAAATGAGTTTATCTATTTGGAATCAAAATGGTTTGAGGATGTAAGTGTAGATTCTATTTCAATAGAAGCAGATGATGTTTTTGGCACATATGATGTCATGTTGGGGTTAAAGCTGCAGAAAAAATTTGAAAAAATGATAAAAGATCAACTGAATGCCAGTTTACAAAGTGAAGAAGCGAAATTTGATTTATTATTCAGTCAAGAGGATGGATTATGGAATTTGAATTTTGCCTTAAATTTTGTCGAGGGTTATACGGAGCAATTATCGATAGGGGAAGCGTTCGAGTTAATTTATAGGTTCCTCTTACACTTGGTTGAAGTGGTTAAAGAAAATAAGAAATGA
- a CDS encoding IS3 family transposase (programmed frameshift), producing MSKKIFTDKEIKILSNNPFVKSVSTKGITYTDEFKRIFISESVNGKLPRQIFEENGFDVDIIGIVRVQRAAYRWRVAYSELGVLGLRDTRKDHSGRPTKRELSLEEKNAKLEAQIQLLRAENELLKKLGNDGKGAGEKRVKVTAEQKFLLIRKVIEKYDLKHMVSFLCEISEVSRSGYYNYFSPKSQENRERREKEDLILKENILKAFHFKRRHKGARQIKMTLKGQFNIKYNIKRIRRIMKKYKIICQVRRANPYKKMLKATQEHSVLPNLLNREFKQEIPGKVLLTDITYLYYGKGQKAYLSTIKDSSTNEILAYNLSDRLTLDLATDTLVKLKKNRKVKFAEGAFIHSDQGVHYTSPTFQKHVKKLGLGQSMSRRGNCWDNAPQESFFGHFKDEAYIKPCNSLEELKREIRSYMTYYNNFRYQWNLKKMTPVEYRNHLLNVA from the exons ATGTCAAAAAAAATCTTCACTGATAAAGAAATAAAGATCCTTTCTAATAATCCTTTTGTCAAATCTGTAAGTACAAAAGGAATTACCTACACTGATGAATTTAAAAGGATTTTTATATCTGAAAGTGTAAATGGAAAATTACCACGGCAGATTTTTGAGGAGAATGGTTTTGATGTTGATATTATTGGTATCGTTAGGGTACAAAGAGCAGCTTATAGATGGCGTGTAGCTTATAGTGAATTGGGAGTATTAGGACTTCGAGATACACGTAAAGATCATTCTGGGAGACCGACTAAAAGAGAGCTTAGTTTAGAAGAAAAGAATGCAAAATTAGAAGCTCAAATTCAATTGTTGCGGGCTGAAAATGAATTGCTAAAAAAGTTAG GAAATGATGGAAAGGGGGCTGGAGAGAAACGAGTAAAAGTAACTGCGGAACAGAAGTTCCTTTTAATTCGTAAAGTAATTGAAAAGTATGATCTTAAACATATGGTGAGTTTCTTATGCGAAATATCTGAAGTTTCTCGTTCTGGTTATTATAATTATTTTTCTCCGAAATCTCAGGAAAATAGAGAACGCCGTGAAAAAGAGGACTTAATTTTAAAAGAGAATATTTTAAAGGCATTTCATTTTAAACGACGTCATAAAGGTGCTCGCCAAATTAAGATGACGTTAAAAGGGCAGTTTAATATTAAATATAATATTAAACGAATCCGAAGAATTATGAAGAAATATAAGATTATATGCCAAGTTAGAAGAGCTAATCCATATAAGAAGATGTTGAAAGCTACCCAAGAACACTCCGTACTACCGAATTTACTAAACCGAGAATTCAAACAAGAAATCCCAGGTAAAGTATTACTCACTGATATTACTTATTTATATTATGGGAAGGGCCAAAAAGCTTATTTGTCCACTATTAAGGATAGTTCCACGAATGAAATATTGGCCTATAACCTGTCAGATCGACTTACATTGGATTTAGCAACGGATACATTGGTAAAGTTAAAGAAAAATAGAAAAGTAAAGTTTGCAGAAGGAGCCTTTATTCACTCAGATCAAGGAGTACACTATACTAGTCCTACTTTTCAGAAGCATGTAAAAAAATTAGGGCTAGGACAATCTATGTCAAGAAGAGGAAATTGTTGGGATAATGCTCCACAAGAGTCGTTTTTTGGCCATTTTAAGGATGAAGCATATATAAAACCATGTAATTCCTTAGAGGAACTTAAAAGAGAAATAAGGAGTTATATGACCTACTATAACAATTTTAGATATCAATGGAATTTAAAGAAGATGACTCCTGTTGAATACAGAAATCATCTTCTAAATGTGGCATAA
- a CDS encoding NAD(P)-dependent oxidoreductase codes for MQRISLSNLDDNFLEVEQALTKQEAVEESNRCLYCYDAPCIKACPTGIDIPSFIKKIASGNLLGSAKTIMSSNPVGASCARVCPTEELCEGACVLNHSTKPIMIGNLQRYATDWAIQNEQTLFQPGVSNGKTVAVIGGGPAGLSAARELARLGYDVTIFEAAERAGGLNTYGIVSFRLPQKISFWEVEQVEKLNVKIRTNTVVGKDISVQEITEVFDNIILAVGMAHVPNLGVEGENLDGVYDAIEFVKATKSGQLSQSFVGKRVVVIGAGNTAIDGATCSVRLGAENVKILYRRTEEEMTAYNFEYEFAKQDGVEFRWLTAPKRIIGDEFGKVTGIECIKMKLGEPEKDGRRRPYEMEGSEHVIPVDAVVKAIGQTRHLELIEAFGLQHAGGVVKVEQETLQTSNPKIFACGDVVFGKGKGDAMVVTAAQQGKNVAYAIHKQNSAVGLAN; via the coding sequence ATGCAGCGTATATCCTTGTCTAACCTTGATGACAACTTTCTTGAGGTGGAACAAGCACTAACAAAGCAAGAAGCTGTTGAAGAATCAAACCGATGCCTCTATTGCTATGATGCCCCATGTATAAAGGCATGTCCTACCGGAATTGATATTCCATCCTTTATTAAAAAAATTGCCTCAGGAAATCTGCTTGGATCTGCTAAAACCATTATGTCTTCGAATCCTGTTGGGGCAAGCTGTGCCAGGGTTTGTCCTACAGAGGAGCTCTGTGAGGGAGCTTGTGTTCTCAACCATTCCACAAAACCAATCATGATTGGCAATCTCCAAAGGTACGCAACAGATTGGGCAATCCAAAACGAACAAACTCTTTTTCAACCTGGTGTTTCAAATGGTAAAACAGTTGCCGTGATTGGCGGCGGCCCAGCCGGATTATCAGCTGCACGGGAACTTGCCAGACTGGGCTATGATGTGACTATTTTTGAAGCTGCTGAAAGAGCGGGGGGATTAAATACTTATGGTATAGTTTCGTTCCGGCTGCCGCAAAAAATTTCCTTTTGGGAAGTCGAACAGGTTGAAAAATTAAATGTAAAAATTAGAACGAACACAGTTGTCGGAAAGGATATTTCAGTTCAAGAAATAACTGAAGTTTTCGATAACATCATCTTGGCTGTAGGAATGGCACATGTTCCTAACCTCGGTGTGGAAGGTGAAAATTTGGATGGAGTTTATGATGCAATTGAATTTGTGAAGGCAACGAAAAGCGGTCAGTTATCGCAAAGCTTTGTCGGTAAACGAGTGGTGGTCATAGGAGCCGGAAATACCGCGATTGACGGGGCAACATGTTCTGTTCGTTTAGGGGCAGAAAACGTTAAGATTTTATATCGGAGAACTGAAGAGGAAATGACTGCTTACAATTTTGAATATGAATTTGCGAAACAAGATGGGGTAGAATTCCGTTGGTTAACCGCACCAAAAAGGATTATTGGCGATGAATTTGGAAAGGTAACGGGGATTGAATGCATCAAAATGAAACTTGGAGAACCTGAAAAGGATGGCCGCCGCAGACCATATGAGATGGAAGGTTCCGAACACGTCATTCCTGTGGACGCAGTGGTAAAGGCAATCGGACAAACAAGGCACTTAGAATTAATCGAAGCATTTGGCCTGCAGCATGCTGGCGGTGTAGTAAAGGTCGAACAAGAAACCCTCCAGACTTCCAATCCAAAAATATTTGCTTGCGGTGATGTGGTTTTTGGTAAAGGAAAAGGGGATGCAATGGTCGTAACAGCTGCCCAGCAAGGGAAAAATGTTGCCTATGCAATCCACAAGCAAAATTCAGCTGTAGGTTTGGCAAATTAA
- a CDS encoding metallophosphoesterase family protein, with protein MKKFIVSIILIIAVLGFPVYQLTNASTTPFFHLVNGSEATETVSVVEESDTQTEQTDNKPALQLAIMSDTHIDTHDPVVNQKFVTALQDLKKVAPDYDAISINGDMTNFGLAEEYQLFKSILKENKNPSADEFMVIGNHEWMEKRIIPETSVSDEQLKGRFIEEMNVSGLYYDKWINGYHFITIAGEKSEATMVGMYGDSERDSAYVTEEQIKWLEKTLPINAVDHKPIFVFFHQPITNTVYGSEWGARLQDQRILAILKKYPQVILFSGHSHYPLDHPKSIYTDGITMVNTSSVAYTYTPESGENYTLSQGYVVNVYRDKVEFKAREFSTGSWIKTVTIPITNPTQ; from the coding sequence ATGAAAAAATTCATTGTTTCTATCATTCTTATTATCGCAGTGTTAGGCTTTCCCGTTTATCAATTGACGAATGCCAGCACCACCCCCTTTTTTCATTTGGTAAACGGAAGTGAAGCTACAGAGACAGTAAGTGTCGTTGAGGAATCTGATACACAAACCGAACAAACTGATAACAAACCCGCATTGCAGTTGGCCATCATGAGTGACACTCACATTGATACACATGATCCAGTTGTGAATCAGAAATTTGTAACAGCTTTACAGGATTTAAAAAAGGTCGCACCAGATTATGATGCGATTTCCATTAACGGTGATATGACAAACTTCGGCCTGGCTGAGGAATACCAACTATTCAAGTCCATCCTTAAGGAAAATAAAAACCCGTCTGCGGATGAATTCATGGTTATCGGTAATCATGAATGGATGGAAAAACGGATTATTCCTGAAACATCTGTATCTGATGAGCAATTAAAAGGCAGATTTATTGAAGAAATGAATGTGTCCGGACTTTATTATGATAAATGGATTAATGGCTATCATTTTATTACAATTGCAGGTGAAAAATCAGAGGCCACAATGGTTGGAATGTACGGAGATTCTGAGAGAGACTCCGCCTACGTGACAGAAGAACAAATTAAATGGCTGGAAAAAACGCTGCCAATCAACGCTGTGGATCATAAACCAATTTTTGTGTTTTTTCATCAACCTATTACAAATACGGTTTATGGAAGTGAATGGGGAGCTAGACTTCAAGACCAAAGAATTCTTGCCATCCTGAAAAAGTATCCTCAGGTTATTCTATTTTCCGGGCATTCTCATTACCCCTTAGATCACCCTAAAAGTATCTACACTGATGGCATTACAATGGTAAATACAAGTTCCGTTGCTTACACATACACACCTGAAAGCGGAGAAAATTACACCTTATCCCAAGGTTATGTAGTAAATGTTTATCGAGACAAAGTAGAATTTAAAGCTCGAGAATTCAGTACAGGGTCTTGGATCAAAACAGTGACCATCCCTATTACAAACCCTACCCAGTAA
- a CDS encoding NCS1 family transporter yields the protein MKKSHLKSPDLLPIHQKDRKITKLGFSFMWVGMCVVLAAFAIGGSGIMSLSLPWVILATVIGSLAIGFFISLIADIGIEHGLSFPVYMRAPFGTIGTHIPSITRGVTASMWFGINTYFGATAMNGILNILFGFDNWFICFLIFAVVQLVNTALGIKSIERFADLAAPIIILISLWMYSSLSDKAAAAGRDIWSWAESPVTGGAAFTAFLVVIFSNMGFWATLSADIPTISRFIKAPAHEKNWFKRNKGSLIGNMVAMPLTQTFMIIIGAVAYAAVLNYDPVVALQESASGFILAVLLLMIVLAQWSTNTAANVVPAATIFSNVGGPKFPFWAGVITAGIVGTIVQPWTLFGVIIPILLIVGGILSAIVGILFADYYLLRKRRVNVPELYEDHGQYKYMGGVNAAGFFAWIIGGIASYFVPEYGFLIGFLVGAGIYYVLAKYWWFKKYKQAEIEDPSDEKYLGISVGRDWVIEDKAFEPVIEEIPNNVDLY from the coding sequence ATGAAAAAAAGCCACTTAAAATCGCCCGACTTATTACCGATTCATCAAAAGGATCGAAAAATAACCAAATTAGGGTTTTCATTTATGTGGGTAGGAATGTGTGTCGTTCTTGCCGCCTTTGCCATCGGGGGCTCCGGGATTATGAGCCTTTCATTACCCTGGGTAATTCTCGCCACCGTCATTGGCAGCCTCGCGATTGGTTTTTTCATTTCATTAATCGCTGATATTGGGATTGAACACGGGTTGTCCTTTCCTGTTTATATGAGGGCACCTTTTGGTACGATTGGTACCCATATTCCTTCTATTACGCGTGGTGTAACGGCATCGATGTGGTTTGGGATTAATACGTATTTTGGTGCGACAGCCATGAACGGCATCTTGAATATTTTATTTGGCTTTGATAATTGGTTTATCTGCTTCCTCATTTTTGCTGTTGTTCAATTAGTTAATACTGCTTTAGGAATTAAATCGATTGAGCGATTTGCTGACCTTGCTGCTCCTATCATTATCTTAATTTCGTTGTGGATGTATTCGTCTTTATCAGATAAAGCTGCAGCTGCCGGAAGAGATATTTGGAGTTGGGCGGAGTCCCCTGTTACGGGCGGTGCTGCCTTTACTGCCTTTTTAGTAGTTATTTTCAGTAACATGGGCTTTTGGGCAACATTGAGTGCCGATATACCGACTATCTCCCGTTTTATTAAAGCGCCCGCACATGAAAAGAACTGGTTTAAACGTAATAAAGGCTCCTTAATTGGAAACATGGTTGCGATGCCATTAACGCAAACCTTTATGATCATTATTGGTGCTGTTGCCTATGCTGCGGTATTAAATTACGACCCTGTTGTTGCGCTTCAGGAATCTGCTAGCGGTTTTATCCTTGCTGTTCTGCTATTGATGATTGTGTTGGCCCAATGGTCAACCAATACCGCCGCAAATGTTGTTCCAGCAGCCACCATATTCTCTAATGTGGGAGGTCCGAAGTTTCCATTTTGGGCGGGTGTAATCACTGCAGGTATTGTTGGCACCATCGTCCAGCCATGGACATTGTTTGGTGTCATTATTCCGATTCTGCTCATTGTCGGGGGAATATTATCGGCTATTGTAGGTATTCTATTTGCCGATTATTATTTGCTTCGGAAACGACGTGTTAATGTCCCTGAATTATATGAAGATCATGGTCAGTATAAATATATGGGCGGTGTAAATGCTGCTGGATTTTTTGCCTGGATTATCGGTGGAATTGCATCCTATTTTGTGCCGGAATATGGGTTTTTAATAGGCTTCTTAGTTGGTGCAGGAATCTACTATGTCCTTGCTAAATACTGGTGGTTCAAAAAATATAAGCAAGCGGAAATTGAAGATCCCAGCGATGAAAAATATTTAGGTATTTCTGTTGGCCGTGATTGGGTTATCGAAGACAAGGCATTTGAACCTGTTATAGAGGAAATTCCAAATAATGTAGATTTATACTAA
- the preA gene encoding NAD-dependent dihydropyrimidine dehydrogenase subunit PreA: MADLRINLAGIKSPNPFWLASAPPTNSGYQVQRAFEAGWGGAVWKTLGDPILNVSSRFAAISFNGQRVAGFNNIELITDRPLDVNLKEIYETKKRFPDHAIIASLMVEPKQEKWHEIVKRVEDVGVDGLELNFGCPHGMAERGMGSASGQVPALVERQTYWVKEVAKTPVIVKLTPNITDITATAEAACNGGADAISMINTINSLMGVDLDSWNTIPHVAGKGAHGGYCGPAVKPIALNMVAECARHPHINVPISGIGGISNWQDAVEFMLMGATGIQVCTAAMHHGFRIVEDMIEGLSHYLDSKGIASVSDIIGKSVPRYSDWGNLDLNYNIVAKINTDVCINCNKCHVACEDTSHQCIDMLTDESGKSYLKVREEDCVGCNLCSIVCPVDGAIDMVEAARELPPMTWNERQSALNVAVECKADVTK, translated from the coding sequence ATGGCTGATTTACGCATTAATCTTGCAGGAATAAAATCTCCTAATCCGTTCTGGCTGGCATCTGCACCGCCTACCAATTCAGGCTACCAAGTTCAGAGGGCTTTTGAAGCCGGCTGGGGCGGGGCAGTTTGGAAGACATTAGGTGATCCGATCTTGAATGTATCATCCAGATTTGCCGCGATTAGTTTTAACGGACAAAGGGTAGCGGGTTTTAATAATATCGAGCTCATTACCGACCGGCCATTAGATGTGAATTTAAAGGAAATCTACGAAACGAAAAAGCGATTCCCTGACCATGCCATTATCGCCTCGTTAATGGTCGAGCCAAAGCAGGAAAAATGGCATGAAATTGTCAAGCGGGTGGAGGATGTCGGGGTTGACGGCCTAGAACTTAACTTTGGCTGTCCGCACGGAATGGCAGAGCGGGGAATGGGTTCTGCTTCCGGCCAGGTGCCGGCGCTTGTCGAAAGGCAAACATATTGGGTAAAAGAAGTGGCCAAGACACCTGTTATTGTAAAATTGACTCCAAATATAACGGATATTACCGCTACAGCCGAAGCAGCATGTAATGGCGGAGCAGATGCCATTAGTATGATTAACACAATCAATAGCTTAATGGGAGTAGATCTTGACTCCTGGAATACCATCCCGCATGTCGCAGGCAAAGGGGCACACGGCGGTTATTGCGGACCCGCGGTTAAGCCAATTGCCCTTAATATGGTTGCAGAATGTGCCAGACATCCGCATATTAATGTACCAATTTCCGGAATTGGCGGCATATCGAATTGGCAGGATGCAGTGGAATTTATGCTCATGGGGGCAACGGGGATTCAAGTTTGTACAGCCGCAATGCACCATGGTTTTCGCATTGTCGAGGATATGATTGAGGGCCTCAGCCATTACTTAGACAGTAAAGGGATTGCATCTGTATCAGACATTATTGGAAAGTCTGTCCCAAGATACTCGGATTGGGGGAATTTGGACTTAAATTACAATATTGTTGCCAAAATCAATACCGATGTTTGTATCAATTGCAACAAATGTCATGTTGCCTGTGAAGATACGTCCCATCAATGCATCGATATGCTTACAGATGAATCAGGAAAAAGCTATCTTAAGGTACGAGAGGAAGACTGTGTAGGCTGTAATTTATGTTCAATTGTCTGTCCGGTTGATGGTGCGATTGACATGGTTGAAGCAGCAAGGGAGCTGCCGCCAATGACATGGAATGAGCGTCAATCCGCTTTAAATGTTGCAGTAGAATGCAAAGCAGATGTAACCAAGTAA